The sequence CGGCGCACGGGCGACTCGATCAGCTCCAGGAACACGGTGCGGCCGCTGCGGTGGCGGAAGCAGGACACGCGCGCGCCGTCGTGGTCGCCGCCCATCCCGTCGCGGCCGGGGATCTCGGGCTGCCCCGCGTCGGCCAGGCGGCAGAGCGGCGTGCCCACCAGCTCGTCGGGCGCGTAGCCCAGCACGCGGCTGACGCCGGGAGACACGTACTCCAGCACCCCCTCGGCGTCCTGGTGGTAGAAGAAGAGCGCGGCGCTCCCGTCCACCACGTGGCGCAGGATCTCGCCGGCGGCGTGCGCGGCGCCGGCGGCCGGCTCGGGCACCAGGTACAGAAGCGTGCACCCCTCGGGGAGCGCGGCCAGGCGCACGGTGGCGTCCTGGCGCTGCCCGTCGCGGCGCGCCAGGGCCAGCGACACCTCCTGGGTGGCGCCGGCGCGGGCGGCGTCGATCGCCTCCTGCGCGCGGGTGCGGTCCTCGGGCCAGATCAGCGAAAGGAAGGGGGCCTCGATCAGCGAGACGGCGGGCGCGTGCCAGAGGTGGCGGCAGGCGGGGTTGGCCGCGGCCACCCGCCCCCACGCGTCCACGGCGATCACCGCGTTCGGGTCGCTCAGGAACACGCCCCGGTAGTCCAGGCCTTCCGGGGCGCACTCCACCGGGGCGCCTCCCGTCTGCGCCGTCACGCCGGAGGGGAGCCGCTCCGGCCGCGCGATGTCGGCGGGCACACTCGTTGGCTCCGGTGCGCGGGTAGAAGGAGGGCCGGCGGGTTGCCGGGGCGGATGAGCGCCAGTGTGGGGGGCAAGAAGCACGCAACCGTCCGGGGTCACGCGGTGAAAGGACCGATGCTGCGCAAGTCGTTTTCCGGCAGGGTGATGCGACATCCCTGCGGCGGAGGCGGCGGTGCGAACGGCGTTCGGCGGTGCGGCACGCGCTCAACAGGTGCGGCACGCGGGGGCGCTTCCGGCGCGCCGGCGCGTTGCAGATGAGACGAGAATCTCAAGCTGCGACGCGGAAACTCGTCGCCTTCGTCCGGTCTCCGCGCCCGCCCGATCGGGCGGAAAACGCCTCGATCTCGCCTCGAGTCAGCGGCATCGGCAGGATCGACGATCGGATCAACGGCAGTCTCCGCCGCTCCACGCGAGAGCCTTCCGCTCGAGCCACCCTGCGGCGAAGGGCCCACCCGTGCGGGGAAGGCCCTTCCGCGGTCCATCGGTCGTGCGAGCGAGGGAGCGGAGGCGTCCCCGCGACCGCCCGTCCCGCGTCCGCCCGGGGAATCGGGCGGACGGGACACGCTGCGTCAGGTGGCGTTTTCCTTGAGGCGCGGCGCCACCAGCACGCTGTCGGCGCGGGCGGACTTGCGCGCGCCCACCACCGTCTTCTCGCGGCGCGTGGCCCTCCACCCCGCCAGGCCCAGCGCGGCCGCGCTGGGAATGATCAGCGCCGCCATCAGCAGCGCGGTGCCGGCCGCCGTGGTCATCTGAGAACGCATGCGCGGGTCGACCATCGCCCGCAGCTGCAGGAAGTCCATGCTGAACATGGCCGCCACCACCACGCCGCCCACCGCGATCAGCAGGCAGAGCGTGGCCAGCGTGCGCACGGTGCGCCGGTGCTCGAGCGCCACGCCGGCCAGCATGGCCAGCAGGATCCCCAGCAGCGGGGTGACTAGCGTCTTCAGCACCAGTCCGCCCACGCCGAAGCGCCAGGAGAGCTCGCCCGGCTGGAAGGGCCACGAGCCGGCGCCCACCTCGATCGCGGGAACCAGCGCGATCATCGCCGCCACGGGATACACGGCCAAAAGCACGGGCCGGCGGTTCATCTCGTCCATGGGAAGCTCCATCTCCTTGCCGGGTGGGGATTGAAATGCGGCCCAGGGCTTCACCCGGGCTGGGGGAGCGCCCGCGCCACGGCCGGAACCGCCGTGAGGGCGGCGCGCACCGCCACCTCTTCCGCGCGGGCCTCGCTTCCGTCCACCGGAACGATCACCCGCACCAGTGCCTCCTCGGTGCGGCGCCGGAGCGCCGCGTCGCGCAGGAGGTTCCACTTCACCGCGTACTCGTCCGCCGTCACCCGGCCCCGCCCCTGGTACCAGTACAGCACCAGCGCGCGCTGCCCCTCGTTCTGCAGCAGCGCCCGGTTCACCGTCACCGGGCCGGCCGCCGTGGCCACGCGCATCGTCCGCGTCGTCAGCACCTCCCACCCCGCGCCGGGAAGGCAGTTCTTCGGCGAGTGGATGGTCCGCCCCTGCGCCTGGCTGCGGTAGTAGCCCACGTAGAGGGAGAAGGCCGCGGCGGCGCCGGGCTGGGCGTAGACGCGCATCAGGTAGTCGTCCATCCCCGCCACGCGCCGCTCCTCGTCGCCGATCTGGCGGTCGCGCCCGACCCAGGCGCCGATGCGCGCGGGGACGGCCTCGGCCAGCGGCACCTGCAGGGGGAGCGAGCGCTGCCGCCCCGAGGCGGCCACCAGCAGCGCGCCGGCGGCCAGCACGGTGGCGGGGGCCCACCAGCGCCGGGCGCTCACGCGGCCTCCGGCACGAAGCGGCGCTCCACGCGCGTGAGCCCGGCGGCGATGGCGCCCAGGATGGCCAGCGCGGCCAGGTAGATCAGCCACCCCTCGGTCAGGTGCATGAACCCGTCGCCCAGGCGGGGGTCCACGAACACCACCAGGAAGCCGGTGAGGAAGACGCGCACGCCGTTCAGCAGCACGGCCACCGGAAGCGCCAGCGCCAGCAGCACGCCGCGCGCCGTCGCCGTGCGCAGCCACAGCCCCCCGGCGAGCAGGGCGATGGCCAGCAGCGCCGAGAGCGAGCGCAGCCCGCTGCACGCCTCGGTCACGAACAGGCTGCGGCCGGGGAGGTTGATCACGTTCCCCGTGAGCTCCACCGGGATGTTGCGCCAGTGCAGCATGGCCGCGCCCAGCGCCGAGGCCTTGAACTGCAGCGGCAGCGCCAGCGAGGCCATCACCACGGCGGGAAGGGGGATGCAGAGCACCAGCAGCCCGAACGGGAGCCACCAGCGCGCCACCTGCCGCCATCCCCACACGAACACGACCAGCGCGGCCAGCGCCACGAGCAGCGACAGCCGCATGGTGAAGAGCTCGGCGGCCAGGCCGGAGAGCCACCTCAGGCCGACGGCGCCCGCCAGCAGCGCCACGCCGGCGCCCTGCCGGGGCGCGGGGCGGGCGACGAGGCCGGCGCGCCAGGCCAGCCACGCGGCCACGGGGGCCAGCAGGAGGCCGTGGCCCGCGTTGGGGTCGCTCCACCAGTCGCGCGCCAGCGTGGCGGCGGGGCGCCAGAACAGCACCGCGAACGCCGCCGCGGCGATCACCGGGGCGGCGGCTGCGGTCGCGCCGGCCAGGCGGGCCCGGGCGCGCGGCGCGGCGGAAAGCGCCAGCTCGGTCACGGCATCACCAACCACCGCGGCGCAGGACCACCGTGGGCACGGTGCGCAGCAGGATGGCCAAGTCGCGCCGCACCGAGCGGGTGGCGATGTACTCCAGGTCCAGCTGCACCTTGCCGCGCACGTCGTCGAGCGAGCGGTCGTAGGGCTGGTTCACCTGCGCCCACCCGGTGATGCCGGGAAGGACGCGCTGGCGCTCGGCGTAGCGGTCCACCTGCTCGCGCAGTTCGGCGAAGATGCGGGGCTGCTCGGGGCGCGGGCCCACCAGGTTCATGTCGCCGCGCAGCACGTTGAACAGCTGCGGGAGCTCGTCGAGCCGGTACTTGCGCAGCATCCGGCCCAGGCGGGTCACGCGGGGGTCGTCGGGCTGCGCCCACACCTGCAGGCGGTCGTCCGACGAGGCGGTCATCGTGCGGAACTTGTACATGGTGAAGAGCCGGCCGCCGTAGTCGAAGGTCCGGCGCCAGCGGTTGTCGGCGCTTCCCGGGGCGCGGCGGTCGACCCCCACGCGTACCTGGCGGAAGATGACGGGGCCGCGCGAGGTGAGCTTCACCAGCAGGGCGATCAGCAGCATCAGCGGCGCGGCCAGCGCCAGGAGCAGGAGCGCCGCGGCCACGTTCAGCGCGCGGACCGCGTCCACGTCCAGCCGCACGCCCTGGAACGGGCGGGGGATGGACAG comes from Longimicrobium sp. and encodes:
- a CDS encoding sugar transferase, encoding MTADELVISPAPVPELSIPRPFQGVRLDVDAVRALNVAAALLLLALAAPLMLLIALLVKLTSRGPVIFRQVRVGVDRRAPGSADNRWRRTFDYGGRLFTMYKFRTMTASSDDRLQVWAQPDDPRVTRLGRMLRKYRLDELPQLFNVLRGDMNLVGPRPEQPRIFAELREQVDRYAERQRVLPGITGWAQVNQPYDRSLDDVRGKVQLDLEYIATRSVRRDLAILLRTVPTVVLRRGGW
- a CDS encoding EpsI family protein; this translates as MSARRWWAPATVLAAGALLVAASGRQRSLPLQVPLAEAVPARIGAWVGRDRQIGDEERRVAGMDDYLMRVYAQPGAAAAFSLYVGYYRSQAQGRTIHSPKNCLPGAGWEVLTTRTMRVATAAGPVTVNRALLQNEGQRALVLYWYQGRGRVTADEYAVKWNLLRDAALRRRTEEALVRVIVPVDGSEARAEEVAVRAALTAVPAVARALPQPG
- a CDS encoding exosortase/archaeosortase family protein, yielding MTELALSAAPRARARLAGATAAAAPVIAAAAFAVLFWRPAATLARDWWSDPNAGHGLLLAPVAAWLAWRAGLVARPAPRQGAGVALLAGAVGLRWLSGLAAELFTMRLSLLVALAALVVFVWGWRQVARWWLPFGLLVLCIPLPAVVMASLALPLQFKASALGAAMLHWRNIPVELTGNVINLPGRSLFVTEACSGLRSLSALLAIALLAGGLWLRTATARGVLLALALPVAVLLNGVRVFLTGFLVVFVDPRLGDGFMHLTEGWLIYLAALAILGAIAAGLTRVERRFVPEAA